A window of Sinimarinibacterium sp. NLF-5-8 genomic DNA:
GAAAAGGGTTGACCCTGGCGTCTGGCAGCGGCGGCGTGCGTCGTGTCGGTCGGCGCTTACGGATGGCGCCAGAGGGTGCCTGCATCTTCAAAAGCGTCGTAGTGCAGACGCTCGCTGGCCAGTCCGGCGGCGGCAAAATCGCGTTTGGCGGCGTGGATCATGAGCGGCGGCCCGGCGAGATAGGCGCGATGTGCGCGCAAATCAGGCTGATCGGCCAGCACGGCCAGATGCACCCAGCCGCGCCGCCCCTGCCAGTCGTCATCGGCCTGCGACAGCACCGGCTGATAGGTCAGCCAGGCATGCTGCTGCGCCCATTGCTGGAGCTCGTCGTGCAAATAGGCATCGCGCTGCGCGCGCACCCCCCAGTACAGCGCAACCGGCTGCGTGTTCTGCTGATGAATCAACTGTTCCAGCATCGCCCGCAACGGCGCGATGCCGGTGCCGCCGCCGACCATCAGCATCGGCGCGCGCGCGTCCTGGCGTAAATAAAACGCCCCCAGCGGCCCTTCAAAACGCAGGATGCTGCGTTCGGCCAGTTCATGTACGGCGAACTGGGCAAACCGGCCTTGTGGGGTGATCCGCAGTTGCAACGTCAAGGTTTCACCGTTGGCAGCATTGGCAATCGAAAAACTCCGGCGCTGGCCGTCTGCCAGCAGCAGGTCAATGTACTGGCCGGGCAAATAGGCAAACGGCGTCCCGCGCGGCAGCTTCAGCGTCAGCGCCAGCACGTCATGCGCCAGCCAGCGTTTGCTTTGCAGCCGGCACGGCAGCTGGCGCGGGCGCAGCGCCTCGCTGGGTGGCAGCAGCACATCCAGGCGGACATCACTGCGCGCGCGCGTCTGGCACATCAACAAAAACCCGGCCTTGCGCTCGGCCTCTGAAAGCGCCGGACTTTCACCTTCGATGACCCCGCTGATCAGGCGCGCGCGGCACGATCCGCAGCGCCCCGATTGGCAGCCGTGCGGCAGCAGCAAATCCTGACGCAGCCCTGCGGCGAGCAGCGTCTCATCGGCGCGCGCCGCAAACTGCTGCGACGAGGGTTGCAAGTACACTTGGTGGCTCATCGACTCCCTCATGAACAATGGTGATGGCGGACAAATTATGGATCAGCCTCTAAAGACAAGCGCGCGCGCGCTGATTGCCGGATGCGGTGATATTGGCCTGCGGCTGGCGCGGCGCTTGTTGCAGCAAGAGGCAGGCGAGGTCACGGCGCTGCTGCGCGATCGTGAAAAAGGTGCTGCGTTTACTGCGCTGGGCGCGCGCGTGGCGTGGATGGATCTGGATGCGCCCGAGAACGTGGGGGACTGGCCGCTGCTGTTTTGGCTGGCGCCGCCGCCTGCGCAGGGCGAGGGGGATTCACGCTTGCGCGGCTGGCTGGCGGCGCAGCGCGGGCACATCGCGCGCGTGGTGCTGATTTCGACCAGCGGGGTCTATGGCGATTGCGGCGGACGCTGGATTGATGAAACCGAGCCGCTCAAGCCGCAGAGCGCGCGCGCGCGGCGGCGGGTGGATGCCGAAAGCGCCTTGCAGGCGTGGTGTTCTGCGCGCGGATCGGCCGCGGTGATCCTGCGGGTGCCCGGCATCTATGGCGCAGGGCGTTTGCCGGTGCAGCGGCTGGCGCGCGGCATGACGGTTGTGGCACCGGAGGCGGCGCCGTGGAGCAACCGCATCCACGCCGAGGATCTAGTCACGGCATTGATGCTGGCCGGCGCGCGCGCGCCTGCGGGTCGTGTTTACAACGTCAGTGATGGTCACCCCAGCAGCATCAGCGATTACTTTGTGCAGTGCGCGCGCGCGCTGGGACTGCCGCTGCCGCAGTTTGTGGATATGGCGGGCGCGCGCACGCAGATGAGCGCCGAGATGCTGTCGTATCTGGCCGAGTCCAGACGGCTCAAGACCGGGCGGATTCAGGCCGAGCTGGGTTTTGTGCCGCAGTTTGGCGACCTGGCGCACGGTCTGGCCGCGTCACTGACCGCAGAATGACGCGGCGCGCGCGTACACTGTGCG
This region includes:
- a CDS encoding 2Fe-2S iron-sulfur cluster-binding protein, whose product is MSHQVYLQPSSQQFAARADETLLAAGLRQDLLLPHGCQSGRCGSCRARLISGVIEGESPALSEAERKAGFLLMCQTRARSDVRLDVLLPPSEALRPRQLPCRLQSKRWLAHDVLALTLKLPRGTPFAYLPGQYIDLLLADGQRRSFSIANAANGETLTLQLRITPQGRFAQFAVHELAERSILRFEGPLGAFYLRQDARAPMLMVGGGTGIAPLRAMLEQLIHQQNTQPVALYWGVRAQRDAYLHDELQQWAQQHAWLTYQPVLSQADDDWQGRRGWVHLAVLADQPDLRAHRAYLAGPPLMIHAAKRDFAAAGLASERLHYDAFEDAGTLWRHP
- a CDS encoding SDR family oxidoreductase; translated protein: MDQPLKTSARALIAGCGDIGLRLARRLLQQEAGEVTALLRDREKGAAFTALGARVAWMDLDAPENVGDWPLLFWLAPPPAQGEGDSRLRGWLAAQRGHIARVVLISTSGVYGDCGGRWIDETEPLKPQSARARRRVDAESALQAWCSARGSAAVILRVPGIYGAGRLPVQRLARGMTVVAPEAAPWSNRIHAEDLVTALMLAGARAPAGRVYNVSDGHPSSISDYFVQCARALGLPLPQFVDMAGARTQMSAEMLSYLAESRRLKTGRIQAELGFVPQFGDLAHGLAASLTAE